In Schizosaccharomyces osmophilus chromosome 2, complete sequence, the following proteins share a genomic window:
- the rps601 gene encoding 40S ribosomal protein S6, which yields MKLNISYPANGTQKLIEIDDDRRLRVFMDKRMGQEVPADSVGPEFAGYVFKITGGNDKQGFPMFQGVLLPHRVRLLLRAGHPCYRPRRDGERKRKSVRGCIVNQDMAVLAVAIVKQGEQDIPGLTDVTVPKRLGPKRASKIRRFFNLTKEDDVRQFVIRREVQPKKEGKKPYTKAPKIQRLVTPRTLQHKRHRFALKRRQAENNREAAAEFAQLMAKRVAEQKQKKDVVKARRASSIRKSSI from the exons ATGAAGTTGAACATTTCTTATCCAGCAAATGGTACTCAAAAGCTGATTGAAATTGACGATGATCGTCGTCTCCGCGTCTTCATGGACAAGAGAATGGGCCAAGAAGTTCCCGCAGACTCTGTAGGCCCTGAATTCGCAGGGTATGTTTTCAAGATCACCGGTGGTAATGACAAGCAAGGTTTCCCCATGTTCCAAGGTGTCTTGCTTCCTCACCGTGTTCGTCTTTTGCTTCGTGCTGGTCACCCTTGCTATCGCCCTCGTCGTGATGGTGAGCGCAAGCGTAAGTCCGTCCGTGGTTGCATCGTCAACCAAGATATGGCTGTTCTCGCTGTTGCCATTGTTAAGCAAGGTGAACAAGACATTCCCGGCTTAACCGACGTTACCGTCCCCAAGCGTTTAGGACCTAAGCGTGCTTCTAAGATTCGCCGCTTCTTCAACTTGACCAAGGAAGACGATGTTCGCCAATTCGTTATTCGTCGTGAGGTTCAGCCCAAGAAGGAGGGCAAGAAGCCTTACACCAAGGCCCCCAAGATCCAACGCCTTGTTACTCCCAGAACTCTCCAACACAAGCGTCACCGCTTTGCTCTCAAGCGCAGACAAGCTGAAAACAACCGTGAGGCTGCTGCCGAGTTTGCTCAGTTGATGGCTAAGCGCGTTGCtgaacaaaagcaaaagaaggatgtTGTCAAGGCTCGCCGTGCCTCTTCTATAAGAAA GTCATCTATATAa
- a CDS encoding spermidine family transporter, whose amino-acid sequence MSPTTEQLKNAYPIGQETAILTTSLYVLGIAFGPMGRKIGVLLPFFISMLLTAGTASADNVAVIMCTRFFSGLFAGAPIVSTGGVLADL is encoded by the exons ATGTCACCTACTACTGAGCAATTGAAGAATGCGTACCCCATCGGTCAAGAGACAGCTATATTAACTACATCTTTATATGTCTTaggaattgcttttggCCCAATG GGGAGAAAAATTGGTGTCCTTTTACCCTTCTTTATCTCCATGTTACTTACTGCAGGCACGGCGAGTGCAGATAATGTTGCAGTCATTATGTGCACTCGGTTCTTTTCAGGTTTATTTGCTGGTGCACCCATCGTTTCTACAGGTGGTGTCTTGGCCGATCTTTAG
- the fzr2 gene encoding meiotic fizzy-related APC coactivator Fzr2, whose product MHSLSTLYGNAPPERSIVSAASSPPGPVFNSPNHLFRNNHSAHRRPGGRRNGPTVRTDLDRFLPLSSSPDALLLYQQNPLGAPYLQKKDNKRNCSNNGLDKDPYYNYDRLLEHVLEIDKTSHVFRFSPETSSRSNIVPVTWEPENYSRKKKHIPDQILPFRILDAPELRDDFYTTLLAWSPRGELAIGLAENVYLWTEGLGPVGVLETSMYDVSSLSYSYDGTILAVGRIDGTIQFWGKGEVRPRITIYHPGDVGCMAWNPSSDMNRILIGKGNGEVVIYDIFWFDSTVKATKVGTISTAHEEQVCGLAWNHDGSQFATGGNDNRVCLFNSSEWEKPLFIWQHDAAVKAISFCPWQKSLLATGAGSHDKHVRFYNCNSGKKISELYCGAQITSIHWSPNYKEFCVTFGYSVETVQHRLAIYSWPDLKCLVSVLPSVSDTRCVHSILTWTYDDARKKQVPGNNIVVAGSDETVKFFDLSENCSWHHDRVLSWNGIFDCQILEMLEGMDGTSNYQIR is encoded by the coding sequence ATGCATTCTCTATCAACTCTTTATGGAAATGCACCTCCAGAGCGATCAATTGTATCTGCAGCTTCCTCGCCTCCAGGACCAGTATTTAACTCCCCGAACCACCTTTTCAGGAATAATCATTCGGCACATCGTCGTCCTGGTGGAAGAAGGAATGGCCCAACGGTAAGGACAGACTTGGATAGGTTTCTGCCTTTGTCTTCGAGTCCTGATGCTCTTCTGTTGTATCAGCAAAACCCATTAGGAGCTCCAtatttacagaaaaaagacaacaaaaggaattgcTCAAACAATGGTTTGGATAAAGATCCGTATTACAATTACGATCGTTTACTAGAACATGTCTTGGAAATTGACAAGACAAGCCATGTATTTCGTTTCTCTCCAGAGACATCTTCTCGTTCCAACATTGTTCCAGTTACTTGGGAGCCAGAGAACTATTCTCGCAAGAAGAAACATATTCCAGATCAAATCCTTCCTTTTCGGATTCTCGATGCTCCCGAGTTGCGAGACGATTTTTATACCACATTACTTGCATGGTCTCCACGCGGCGAGCTAGCTATCGGTCTTGCCGAAAATGTGTATTTATGGACCGAAGGATTAGGACCTGTTGGTGTTTTGGAAACCAGCATGTACGATGTAAGTAGTCTTTCCTATTCGTACGATGGTACTATTCTTGCCGTGGGACGAATTGACGGAACCATCCAGTTTTGGGGAAAAGGCGAAGTTCGGCCCAGAATTACCATTTACCATCCGGGCGATGTTGGCTGTATGGCGTGGAACCCTTCGTCAGACATGAATCGTATTTTAATCGGAAAGGGAAATGGTGAAGTCGTAATTTACGACATATTCTGGTTTGATTCCACAGTTAAGGCCACCAAAGTGGGAACTATTTCTACTGCTCATGAAGAGCAGGTTTGCGGGTTGGCTTGGAATCATGATGGCTCTCAATTTGCTACAGGAGGAAATGATAACAGAGTCTGccttttcaattcttctgaATGGGAGAAACCACTTTTTATTTGGCAGCATGATGCTGCAGTCAAGGCAATATCTTTCTGCCCCTGGCAAAAATCTTTACTTGCTACGGGAGCCGGCTCACACGACAAACATGTTCGATTTTATAACTGCAACAGCGGGAAGAAAATATCTGAGCTCTACTGTGGTGCGCAGATTACTTCAATCCATTGGTCTCCAAATTATAAAGAGTTTTGCGTAACTTTTGGCTATTCCGTGGAAACCGTTCAACACCGACTTGCTATTTATAGCTGGCCTGATCTGAAATGTCTCGTTTCTGTTTTACCATCCGTCTCTGACACTCGATGTGTACATTCTATATTGACTTGGACATACGATGATGCACGAAAGAAGCAGGTTCCTGGTAATAATATTGTCGTTGCAGGTAGTGATGAGACGGTTAAGTTCTTTGATTTATCTGAAAACTGTTCCTGGCATCACGATCGAGTTTTATCCTGGAATGGTATATTTGATTgtcaaattttggaaatgctGGAAGGCATGGATGGAACTTCTAATTATCAGATACGCTGA
- the trs402 gene encoding SSU-rRNA maturation protein Tsr4-like protein 2 Tsr402 — protein sequence MEGIDLGFLAEGSLKQSDLFDVECSRIGGPPLLLRSEDVSSLKERCDSNMDLLLQMYAPKNNDDSFHRIIYVFANKDGKTQQEGWTKGVRVFRCQASESEFENLNLTLDESSNSKLCNAREIEVDSEPSNEALEVQPKILEDVKVETENPTNEPYTKATGDTSFLKFQKRISRAPDQILRYYHSASAEPLWCNKDGIPTSVPDCSCGAKRILEAQIVSTLLTELNIDHSAEDALDWGVLSIYTCSESCNLANKGIAEEVCWLQKFSDQGIEAPE from the exons ATGGAAGGTATTGATCTTGGCTTTTTGGCAGAAGGTAGTCTCAAGCAAAGCGATTTGTTTGACGTGGAATGTAGTCGAATTGGAGGACCTCCCCTATTACTCCGGTCAGAAGATGTATCTTCTTTAAAGGAAAGATGTGATTCCAACATGGACCTTTTATTACAAATGTACGCACCCAAGAACAATGACGACTCGTTTCACCGTATCATCTATGTCTTTGCCAACAAAGATGGGAAAACTCAACAAGAAGGATGGACGAAGGG GGTCCGTGTGTTCAGATGCCAGGCTTCAGAATCGGAATTCGAAAACCTCAACCTTACATTAGATGAGagttcaaattcaaaactATGTAATGCACGGGAAATAGAGGTGGATTCTGAGCCATCGAATGAAGCATTGGAAGTTCAGCCAAAAATCCTTGAGGACGTGAAAGTGGAAACCGAAAATCCAACAAACGAGCCTTATACAAAAGCTACTGGTGACACTTCCTTTCTAAAATTCCAGAAGCGTATATCCAGAGCTCCAGACCAAATACTACGCTATTATCATTCTGCTTCCGCCGAGCCTTTATGGTGTAATAAGGATGGAATCCCTACCAGTGTCCCCGATTGCTCTTGTGGTGCAAAGCGGATTTTAGAAGCGCAAATTGTCTCTACTTTATTAACTGAGTTGAATATTGACCACTCTGCGGAAGATGCCCTTGACTGGGGTGTCCTATCCATATACACTTGCTCTGAATCTTGTAATTTAGCAAACAAGGGTATTGCAGAAGAAGTATGCTGGCttcaaaagttttcagATCAAGGCATTGAAGCACCTGAGTAA
- the asl1 gene encoding cell wall protein Asl1, predicted O-glucosyl hydrolase, producing the protein MRVLLTHLLFLTLLGISLALPYAPLNHRHHRRNGNDITTYETVIKRVHLTVNANGTYPVTSYQTTPSSSTISSSFATTPFFKMNATTSAPWNNDTISATSTSAAPNVALDKNISTPVASSSAEAAPTSSANPQATSVQAAPTSSAVPQATSAQAAPASSSSSSTPVISSDAPLPSSSINVPVGNAAMANTFSSSSPASSSSPTSASSSASATPSGQKSSKRGLAWIGGTDPSVADMFKGVASWYYNWGSQASNLDPSFEFVQSQHSADGIQSASSAYTNGATVFGFNEPDLSNMDAGQAASLYKQYLTPLRQSGSIKSLGSPAISNVGENWLNQFMQSCSDCNIDFIVAHWYGTGADQLKGLVNSLSSTYNKPIWVSEFACTNWDVSQLPSLDDVYKVFEETIEFLESNDAVERYAWFAPAANLGSSVGENNALVTAAGKLSGLGSKYLGI; encoded by the coding sequence ATGCGCGTGCTTTTGACTcaccttcttttcctgACTCTTTTGGGTATCTCTTTAGCCCTTCCTTATGCACCTTTAAACCATCGTCATCATAGGCGCAATGGAAACGATATTACAACTTACGAAACGGTAATAAAAAGAGTGCATCTTACTGTAAACGCCAACGGCACATACCCTGTTACTTCCTATCAGACGACTCCCTCGTCTTCAACCATCTCTAGCAGCTTTGCTACCActcctttctttaaaatgaATGCTACTACTTCTGCTCCATGGAATAACGATACCATTTCTGCCACTTCCACTTCTGCTGCTCCCAATGTTGCTTTGGACAAGAATATTTCCACTCCTGTTGCTTCCTCTTCTGCCGAGGCTGCTCCTACATCCTCTGCTAATCCACAAGCTACATCTGTACAAGCTGCTCCTACATCCTCTGCTGTTCCACAAGCTACATCTGCACAAGCTGCCCCTGCTTCTTCATCTAGCAGCAGCACTCCTGTTATTTCCAGCGATGCTCCCCTTCCTTCTAGCAGCATCAATGTCCCCGTTGGCAACGCAGCAATGGCTAACACCTTTAGTTCTAGCTCCCCTGCTTCTAGCTCTAGCCCTACCTCTGCTTCTAGCTCTGCTTCTGCCACACCTTCCGGTCAAAAGTCTTCTAAGCGTGGTTTGGCATGGATTGGCGGCACCGATCCATCTGTTGCTGACATGTTCAAGGGTGTCGCTAGCTGGTATTATAACTGGGGTTCTCAAGCTTCCAACTTGgatccttcttttgaattcgTCCAAAGCCAACATTCTGCAGATGGTATCCAAAGTGCATCTTCTGCTTATACTAATGGTGCTACCGTATTTGGCTTCAATGAACCTGATCTTTCTAACATGGACGCTGGTCAAGCCGCTTCCTTATACAAGCAATATTTAACTCCCCTTCGCCAAAGCGGCAGCATTAAGTCTCTTGGATCTCCTGCTATCAGCAATGTTGGTGAGAACTGGCTTAACCAGTTTATGCAATCTTGCTCCGATTGCAATATTGATTTCATTGTTGCTCATTGGTATGGTACCGGTGCTGACCAACTCAAAGGTTTGGTCAATAGTTTGTCCTCTACCTACAACAAGCCTATTTGGGTCAGTGAGTTTGCTTGCACAAACTGGGACGTTTCCCAGTTGCCTAGCTTGGATGATGTTTACAAAGTCTTTGAGGAAACCATCgagtttttggaaagcaaTGACGCTGTTGAGCGTTATGCTTGGTTCGCTCCTGCTGCTAATCTCGGATCTTCTGTTGGTGAGAACAACGCTTTGGTCACCGCTGCTGGTAAGCTCAGTGGTCTCGGTTCTAAATATCTTGGTATCTAA
- the erg12 gene encoding mevalonate kinase Erg12 → MQRSFIVSSPGKTILFGEHAVVYGATAVAASISLRTYCRIEPSEKPEITIKMRDIETSRSWSLESLPWDAVSAKDIFHPPNTLDVEIVTALEKLLTNEKKNPLAFLSMLCILYLYLQIGFHTQGCIITINSEVPLGAGLGSSATVSVGVATCLLLFFGYIQPPKEGEGWSRQESLALIEGWSFIGECCIQGSPSGIDNAAATHGGLIAFRKSTAKTTAMKQFLKLENPLSVLITDTKQPKSTKELIQRVYRLREESPLVIDSIFQTIDGISRSAIRALETETNVRRLRKTLGELIFINQKMLEALNVSHVTIDRVINATKVIGPTKLTGAGGGGCTVTLRNTDCSNEMFENAITELSALKNSVYDSQLGGPGVAVVTDSAPDFDAFVNLLETKKYNLLNNLRQTYF, encoded by the exons ATGCAAAGAAGTTTCATTGTATCCTCTCCAGGGAAGACGATCCTGTTTGGTGAACATGCTGTTGTTTACGGCGCT ACAGCTGTTGCCGCTTCTATTTCATTGCGTACCTATTGTAGAATAGAGCCAAGCGAGAAACCCGAAATTACTATAAAGATGCGAGATATCGAGACAAGTCGCTCTTGGTCCCTTGAATCTTTGCCTTGGGACGCTGTTTCTGCAAAGGATATATTTCATCCTCCAAATACTCTTGATGTGGAAATCGTGACAGCATTGGAAAAGCTATTGACCAacgagaaaaagaatccttTGGCTTTTCTATCCATGCTTTGCATTTTATACTTGTATTTGCAGATCGGATTTCATACGCAGGGATGTATTATAACAATAAATTCAGAAGTTCCCTTAGGTGCTGGTTTGGGAAGCAGCGCGACTGTCTCAGTCGGTGTCGCAacttgtttgcttttatttttcggCTACATTCAACCACCAAAGGAAGGAGAAGGTTGGAGCCGTCAGGAAAGCCTTGCTCTTATAGAGGGTTGGTCTTTTATTGGCGAATGTTGCATCCAAGGAAGTCCTAGTGGAATTGATAATGCCGCTGCTACCCATGGTGGTTTGATTGCTTTTCGCAAGTCCACTGCAAAGACGACTGCCATGAAGCAGTTCTTGAAACTTGAAAACCCACTCTCCGTTTTGATTACCGACACAAAACAGCCCAAAAGCACTAAAGAATTGATTCAAAGAGTATATCGGCTTCGAGAGGAGTCACCTCTTGTAATTGAttccatttttcaaacCATTGATGGGATATCACGTTCCGCGATCCGAGCCCTTGAAACCGAGACAAATGTACGCAGGCTACGAAAGACGCTTGGCGAGcttattttcattaatcAAAAAATGCTCGAGGCATTAAACGTTTCACATGTTACAATTGACCGAGTAATAAATGCTACCAAGGTCATAGGCCCAACCAAGTTAACTGGTGCAGGGGGTGGTGGATGTACCGTTACGCTGAGGAACACTGACTGTTCAAATGAGATGTTCGAAAATGCTATTACTGAATTAAGTGCCTTAAAGAACTCTGTCTATGATAGTCAACTAGGAGGCCCGGGTGTGGCTGTCGTGACAGATTCAGCCCCAGATTTTGACGCGTTCGTCAATTTGCTGGAAactaaaaaatacaatttaCTTAATAATTTGAGACAAACTTATTTTTAA
- the chs1 gene encoding chitin synthase I, whose translation MSRWIRRPLPRPADEEEVAGLTTEPQNRGSLLTVPTLNYQSSNGSNSQGSETDEDEKEFRHLIVSSDAPSIDDFIIDDYITGEGKDASVPFEGYTAQPNPISSHDRNIPSQKKLARQQSNHGARLKRKKTLQRVELFRGNLVLDCPVPKKLIASLPQQQDREFTYVRYTAATCEPQDFVKNLFTLRQPLFAQPRKTEICIAITIYNEDEILFARTMHSIMKNISYLCSKRSSPVWGVDAWKKVVVCIIADGRTKIHPKTLAYLASIGVYQDGIAKNKVNEKEVTAHIYEYTTQLSIDPNLKFKGSEKGIVPVQIVFCLKEQNKQKINSHRWFFQALCPVLQPTVCILLDAGTRPGDQSIYHLWKSFDINPRVAGACGEIVAMKGKYGSGLFNPLVAIQNFEYKMSNLLDKPLESIFGFISVLPGAFSAYRYEALINDDNGNGPLESYFRGELQDGECSGIFEANMFLAKDRILCFELVSKHNEAWILHYVKSAFADTDVPDRVPEFILQRRRWLNGSFFAALHSIVHYYRIFQSTHTFGRKLLLIVEFFYLFLHMLYSWFNVGNFFIIFYVLTSSVAPKEAKFPPGAVLAKVVNWIYGALLIPCFILALGNRPHGSKIFYTTMIVLYTLLMCYLLFCSAWIAYRGIVHAMDVAKDQNYSIGYALANNSIFINIVVSLTITYGMYAIISVISCDPWHMLTSFFQYLLLSPIYTNLLSVYAICNTHDVSWGTKGDHTASNDLGIAKKDHRGTAVEIAIPTNESDIDDNYEKAVRLLASPIDKTLLCTDVSIKRQDFYKNFRTVVVLAWIYSNLALVAVVINLNQTNGISISENKTSYYLAFLFWSVVAFSAVRFVGCIVYLFLRIVTGE comes from the exons ATGAGCCGATGGATCCGACGACCTCTTCCACGCCCAgctgatgaagaagaagtagcAGGTCTCACTACAGAACCGCAAAATCGTGGTAGTCTATTGACGGTTCCGACTCTTAATTATCAAAGTTCAAATGGATCTAACTCTCAAGGGTCTGAAACGGACGAAGATGAGAAAGAGTTCAGACATCTTATCGTTTCCTCAGATGCTCCCTCCATAGATGATTTCATTATTGATGACTATATAACaggagaaggaaaagatgCATCTGTTCCTTTTGAAGGGTATACCGCGCAACCGAATCCCATTAGTTCGCATGACCGGAATATACCAAGTCAAAAAAAACTCGCACGGCAACAATCAAATCATGGAGCTCGTTTAAAGCGAAAAAAGACACTTCAAAGAGTTGAACTCTTCCGGGGAAATTTAGTGTTGGATTGTCCTGTTCCCAAGAAGCTCATTGCTAGTCTGCCTCAGCAGCAAGATCGGGAATTTACCTACGTTCGTTACACAGCTGCTACTTGTGAGCCTCAAGACTTTgtcaaaaatttatttacacTGCGACAACCATTGTTTGCTCAACCTCGAAAGACAGAGATTTGCATTGCCATTACTATCTACAATGAAGACGAAATTTTATTTGCACGCACGATGCATAGCATCATGAAGAACATTTCTTATCTCTGTTCTAAAAGAAGCTCTCCTGTATGGGGAGTAGACGCATGGAAAAAGGTAGTCGTATGCATTATTGCCGATGGCCGAACCAAAATACATCCAAAGACTTTAGCTTACTTGGCTTCCATTGGCGTTTATCAAGACGGCATTgccaaaaacaaagtcaatgaaaaggaagtCACCGCCCATATATACGAGTATACGACTCAATTATCCATCGATCCTAATCTGAAATTCAAGGGCTCTGAAAAAGGTATAGTCCCAGTACAGattgttttctgtttaAAGGAACAAAATAAGCAGAAAATTAACTCTCATCGTTGGTTTTTTCAAGCACTTTGCCCTGTCCTGCAGCCAACTGTTTGTATATTGCTGGATGCTGGAACACGGCCAGGGGATCAGTCGATTTACCATCTTTGGAAATCATTTGATATAAACCCAAGAGTTGCCGGTGCATGTGGTGAAATCGTCGCAATGAAGGGAAAATATGGATCTGGCTTGTTTAATCCGTTAGTTGCTATCCAAAACTTTGAATACAAAATGAGCAATTTACTAGATAAGCCTTTGGAAAgtatttttggttttatttctGTACTACCAGGAGCCTTTAGTGCTTACCGGTATGAAGCTCTCATAAACGACGATAACGGCAACGGCCCGTTGGAAAGTTATTTTCGAGGAGAGTTACAAGATGGTGAATGCTCAGGAATATTTGAAGCAAATATGTTTTTAGCGAAAGATCgcattctttgttttgaattAGTATCCAAGCATAATGAAGCTTGGATATTGCATTATGTCAAGTCTGCATTTGCCGATACAGATGTCCCCGATCGTGTACCCGAATTCATTTTACAGAGAAGACGTTGGTTGAACGGAAGCTTTTTTGCAGCCCTTCATTCCATTGTTCATTATTATCggatttttcaaagcaCTCACACTTTTGGTCGAAAACTTTTGTTAATAGTTGAATTTTTCTATCTGTTTCTACACATGTTGTATTCATGGTTTAATGTTGGTAACTTCTTTATCATCTTTTATGTCCTGACGTCCAGCGTCGCCccaaaagaagcaaaatttCCTCCAGGTGCTGTACTTGCAAAAGTAGTAAACTGGATTTATGGGGCTTTATTGATTCCTTGTTTTATCTTGGCATTGGGAAATCGCCCGCATGGTTCTAAAATCTTTTATACTACAATGATAGTTCTGTATACTTTGTTAATGTGTTACCTCTTGTTCTGTTCCGCTTGGATCGCGTATCGTGGAATTGTCCATGCGATGGATGTCGCAAAAGACCAAAATTATTCCATTGGATATGCTTTAGCCAACAACTCgatttttataaacataGTGGTGTCACTAACTATTACATATGGAATGTATGCAATTATTTCTGTAATTTCTTGCGATCCTTGGCATATGCTGacatctttttttcaataccTGCTTCTGTCGCCAATATATACCAACCTATTAAGTGTTTACGCAATTTGTAACACACACGATGTATCCTGGGGCACTAAAGGAGACCATACTGCCTCAAACGATTTGGGTATTGCCAAAAAGGATCATAGAGGAACTGCTGTTGAAATTGCCATACCCACGAACGAATCTGATATTGATGACAATTACGAAAAAGCTGTTCGTTTACTAGCAAGTCCAATTGACAAAACACTCTTGTGTACAGATGTGTCAATAAAAAGACAAGATTTCTATAAAAACTTCAGAACGGTTGTTGTGTTGGCTTGGATTTATTCCAACCTTGCGCTAGTTGCGGTCGTCATAAACTTGAATCAGACAAATggaatttcaatttctgaaaataaaacaagctATTACTTAGCTTTTCT TTTTTGGAGCGTTGTTGCATTTTCTGCGGTCCGTTTTGTAGGATGTATAgtgtatttatttttacgAATTGTTACAGGGGAGTAG
- the aps1 gene encoding diadenosine 5',5'''-p1,p6-hexaphosphate hydrolase Aps1 gives MLMEPDHLHTAVNRSMTSREGRSKNRFNPITGARLAAGVIALSADKRNVLMVSSAKKLPCWVVPKGGWEADESVQQAALREGWEEGGLIGRITQSLGCFKDDRPTDTVDRRKKYLEQHSMNSHPRHGDDETADATLSSQVEQKMNCIERIMIPPRAECEFFEVLVERLEDYYPEMGKRHRMWMSYAEAKKSLTNRKDILSALEKSSIIKDMDENNHY, from the coding sequence ATGTTAATGGAGCCGGATCATTTACATACGGCAGTCAACCGTTCGATGACTTCGCGTGAAGGTAGAAGCAAAAACCGGTTTAACCCCATTACAGGGGCCAGGCTCGCTGCTGGTGTGATAGCGCTTTCGGCGGACAAGCGAAATGTATTGATGGTCTCATCAGCGAAGAAGCTACCCTGCTGGGTTGTACCAAAAGGTGGTTGGGAAGCTGACGAGTCAGTACAACAAGCAGCTTTGCGTGAAGGCTGGGAGGAAGGAGGATTAATTGGAAGGATCACGCAGTCGCTAGGTTGCTTTAAAGATGATCGTCCAACGGATACGGTTGATCGACGGAAGAAGTACTTGGAGCAACATAGCATGAATTCCCACCCGCGGCATGGCGATGATGAAACCGCCGATGCAACGCTGAGTTCTCAAGTAGaacagaaaatgaattgtATTGAGAGAATAATGATTCCTCCCCGAGCAGAATGTGAATTCTTTGAAGTTCTTGTGGAACGACTGGAAGACTATTATCCTGAAATGGGAAAGCGGCACAGAATGTGGATGTCGTATgcagaagcaaaaaagtCTCTGACAAATCGAAAAGATATTTTATctgctttggaaaaaagcTCTATCATTAAAGAtatggatgaaaataatcattATTAG
- the rcn1 gene encoding serine/threonine protein phosphatase (calcipressin) regulatory subunit Rcn1, with product MIVFTTTSSTVEELREFIHSVSNPNSTKVIKGLGKVLAFYENSGAERQALHTLQYTTLPSGTPIDCHYVPDVSAKDPSLMQNSSLKVPKSEKNWLISPPGSPPLGWTPIKEESPNSAHLAHDLQLRLDQLGNGILENADTGPRIVISDADSSRSSPHAS from the coding sequence ATGATTGTCTTTACAACAACTTCTAGTACGGTCGAAGAATTGCGGGAATTCATACATTCGGTTTCCAACCCGAACTCAACAAAGGTGATCAAGGGTCTGGGAAAAGTATTAGccttttatgaaaattctGGAGCAGAGCGCCAGGCTCTTCATACTCTCCAATACACCACTTTACCATCTGGTACCCCAATTGACTGCCATTATGTACCAGACGTATCGGCGAAGGATCCTTCCCTTATGCAAAATTCCAGTTTAAAAGTCCCGAAGTCCGAAAAAAATTGGCTTATTAGTCCTCCAGGATCTCCCCCATTAGGGTGGACACCTATTAAGGAAGAGTCCCCAAACTCCGCTCACCTTGCCCACGACCTTCAACTTCGACTTGACCAACTTGGAAACGGCATTTTGGAGAATGCAGATACAGGGCCCCGTATCGTGATTTCTGATGCGGATTCCTCCCGTTCCTCCCCTCATGCCAGTTAG
- a CDS encoding pyrimidine 5'-nucleotidase, which translates to MTFEKKVVFFDLDNCLYPKSYAIHDMMASRITAYFADKLGVPEDEAERLREIYYRHYGIAIRGLVLHHQIDAVDYDKRVDQSLPLEKVVKRDDRLRDMLLELRKKYKLWIFTNAYVVHATRVLTLLGISDCFHGVTYCDYDAKDLVAKPMPEMYARVMKDAGITKKENCIFFDDSYGNIVGARDFGWKYTIQVVEEDEALPEPQAGSHVIRDIHDSKEFLDSVVEKNEPEV; encoded by the coding sequence ATGACTTTCGAGAAGAAAGTCGTTTTTTTCGACTTGGATAACTGCTTATATCCTAAATCATACGCTATTCACGATATGATGGCTTCTCGGATCACCGCCTACTTTGCGGACAAGTTGGGGGTTCCTGAGGATGAGGCAGAGCGTTTGCGCGAAATCTATTATCGTCATTACGGTATTGCAATTCGTGGTCTTgtccttcatcatcaaaTCGACGCTGTTGACTACGACAAACGCGTGGATCAGTCACttcctttggaaaaggTGGTCAAACGCGATGATCGTTTACGCGACATGCTACTTGAGCTTCGtaaaaaatacaaactCTGGATATTCACCAACGCCTACGTGGTGCATGCCACCCGTGTTTTGACTCTCCTGGGGATTAGTGATTGCTTTCACGGAGTTACTTACTGCGACTATGATGCCAAAGACTTAGTTGCCAAACCCATGCCAGAAATGTATGCGCGCGTTATGAAGGACGCTGGCATCactaaaaaggaaaactgtattttttttgatgattcttACGGAAATATTGTTGGGGCGAGAGATTTTGGTTGGAAATACACCATCCAAGTGGTTGAAGAGGATGAAGCTTTGCCCGAACCTCAGGCAGGTTCCCATGTGATTCGTGATATTCATGACtcaaaggaatttttggattctgtagttgaaaaaaatgagcCGGAAGTATAA